CTGAAGGTAGATCAGTTAAATTTGGAATTGAGCCTTTAATAGGTTCGAGTTTTTGCTTAAGATCACCTTCTAACCTAGGTATACTTTTAAGTAGGGCTTCTGTATATGGGTGACTTGGACTAAAGAATAATGTTTTAACATCTGTTTGTTCTACTACCTGACCAGCATAAATAACCGCCACTCGATCAGCCATTTCAGCAACCACGCCAAGATCGTGCGTTACCAACAAAATTGATGTCCCCAATTCCATCTGCAATTGTTTGAGTAATTTCATAATTTGTGCTTGAACAGTTACATCTAGTGCAGTTGTGGGCTCATCTGCAATTAATAATTTTGGACGACACGAAAGTGCAATTGCTATCATAACTCTTTGTCTTTGCCCTCCGGACAATTGATGGGGGAAGCTATTCATTCGGTTCTTAGCATCCGGAAGTCCTACTAAACGCAATAATTCAAGCGCACGTTTATAGTATTCTTCCTTGCCTAAATTTTCATGGATTTGTATAGCTTCAATAATTTGATCTCCAATGGTATAGACAGGATCTAAACTTGTCATGGGATCTTGAAAGATCATGGAAATATCTCTGCCGCGAATATTACGCATCTCTTCCTTGTTAATGTCAGTTAAATTTTGCCCATTAAACCATATATTCCCACCTGTTACTTTTCCTTTATTATCTAACAATCGTAAAATTGACAAGGCAGATACGCTTTTTCCAGATCCTGATTCCCCAACAATCGCTAATGTCTCTCCTTCTGACACACTAAGAGAGATGTCGTTAATTACCTCCACAGACCCTTCCTCAGTGTGAAAAGAAGTTTTCATGTGATCAGTTTCCAATACTTGCTCTACCTCTCGCATAATTGCAAGCTCCTTTCACAACTTTCATAATAATTATTGCAATGTTCATGCCAATAATAAAATTTGACCTGCAAGGATTGCCATAAAGGGATTTATATATGTCCTGTGTTTTATTTAAGTAAATACTTATATATTTAGGTGGGAAACAACTGCTTTTTGTGTTTTTATTTTGTAAACACATGTTCACTTGCGTTTACACTTATGTAACTTAGCTCATTATATCGATTCCGTTTTTTTAACCGCATAAAATCTTTCATTTCACTTTACATATTTGCCCATTATTTAATTTAACGTTATTCCGGTATGCCTATTCACATTATTTCAGCGCATAAAGAGAAGCTTCCTAATAAAGAAGTATAAGGGAAGCATTTCATCTGGGATAGAAAGCATGTCCCTTTCAAAACGAATGAGATAGACTTCCGAACAACTAATGTTACGGACGCCTCCGAGGAAGACATGCCAATCCGAATATTTTCAAAGGTTAACTTCATAAAGATGATCTTGAATTGAGGGGTCATGTCAAAAGGCATTCCTGTGGCCATCATGTCTGAATCTTGGCCGAACCGAACTATCCATTGTTCTTCAATGGTGAACCAAATCATGAACTCGTATTCCATCAGGCTCATCCTCTTAGACCAAGTAAACCACTTACTCATCAGTGGGTGCGTGTTTCATCTGATAGCTTAACAAGAGGCAGTTGGGTACCATCGAAGCAGCCTTATTGAAGATCGGCACTTTGGATCCGGCGTTTTTCAAATGGGTGGGATCTGCCTATGCCACCTTCTGAATTTTTGGTTAGTCCCGAACCCGTAGACAAGCTTCGATAAAAATTCATCACACGATTAGGTGGGTTTAGTATCTGAGTTAATTGGAAAATATCGTACCAAAACAAAACGAAGGCTGCTTTTCTTTAAAATAGTGATGATGCTTAGGTCGGTTGTTTCGATTAATCCGTGACCATTGACCACACTTGCTCTGAACTGTTTTCCAGAATTTCACTCCCTAAGAGTTCAGCCCATTCACTTTCGGAGCCGTATTCATCTTGCCATGACCATAATCGTCTCGTGCTATGATGTAATGGGTGTTCATCGGTGAAGCCCATAGCCCCATGAACTTGATGAGCAATGTTTGTTACTGCTTTTGCAGCTTCGCCAACTTGGATTTTGGCCATTGCTATTTCCTGATTTTGTCCACCTTGTTCATATGCAGAAACAGCAGCATCGGCTGCTATTCCTGAAGCCGTCACTTCCCCTGCCAAGACGGCTAATTGTTGTTTCACAGCTTGAAATTTTCCGATTGGCCTTCCAAATTGTTCCCGTTCTTTTGCATATGTCAGTGTTAACTCTAGTATATTTTCAAGTGCGCCAGCCATAAGAGCGGTTCGCGTAAGTGCGCCTCTGTTCCAAATATCTTCTCCCATTAAATTATGGGAGGGAGCAATCCTATCATTATCAATTAAGATATCAGGCAACATAACTTCATCTCTTGGTTCGCCTGCTAGATTTTGGCCCTGAGTGATTTGGCAATCGTCCGTGGAAACATAAGAAACGATCATTTGACCGGCACTTGTCGCACCAAAGACGACAATGTTCTTCACATCACGTGCCCAAGGGACATATTGGGCTTTTCCTGACACCGCCCAAGCGTCATCTGTTTTTCTAAAAGAGATTTGGTCATTATTTTGTGCCGGTAACAGGGAAAGAGGTCCATTTAATAAAGGTAGACGTGCAAAACTTAATATCAATTTAGCAAGCAAGGTCTCTGCCAGAGGGATGGGAGCAGCAAATTTACCAGAAATTTTCAACAAACTCATGGCATCCTCCAGATCACCGCCTACTCCCCCAATGTCCTCCGGTATACCAATGGACGTCATTCCGGTTTCTTCTAATGCTTCCCAGAGGTCATGAGGGAATTCTCCTTCTTCTGCTTTATTGATGACCTCTTTCGTACAAAAATCTTTCATGATTTTGGTCGCTGTATCGACAAGCATTGGTTGAATGTCACTCATTATACCCCTATCCCCCTCGCTATAATGCTTCGCAAAATTTCGGTTGTTCCTCCACGAAGCGTGAACCCTGGCGCATGTAATATCGATTCTGCCAGTAGTGTTTCAAATTTTGTTGGCGCATTCATTGACGGCCTGCTCGGTATAAGTTCTCTCGCAACGTCTATAACATCCTTTTCGAACTGTGTCCCTAAATCTTTCACTAATGATGCCGCGATATTAGGTGAGTCTCCCTTCTCAAGCAACCCCGCGACACCTAATGACATGCATCGGAGTGTCCATAATCGTGAAGCCAATTTTCCAATTTTAATGTTTGCGTGTTGACCTGATGTTTCTGAAAGTTGATTAATAAGTTCTTTTAATAAGGGATAGGTGCTTAGAAAACGTTCCGGTCCACTTCGCTCATAGGCAAGTTCGGCCATACTCTGTTTCCAGCCACCCCCTACTTCCCCAACGATCATGCCTTCTGAAATTTCCACATCCTCGAAAATCACTTCATTAAAATGATGCTCGCCCGTCATCAAATAGATCGGCCGAACCGTTACCCCAGGGGCTGAAAGATCAACAATCATTTGACTGAGTCCTTCATGTTTTTTCTCGCCATGTGTTGCTGTTCGCAATAATACAACAATATAATGGGCATGGTGTGCACCGCTGGACCATATTTTACTGCCATTGATCACCCATTTATTCCCTGATTTCTTCGCACGTGTTGAAATAGAAGCTAAATCAGAACCGGAATTTGGTTCACTTAACCCTATGGCGAAAAACAATTCCCCTCTCACAATTCTCGGCAATAACGTTTGCCGTTGATATTCGGTGCCATAGTTCAATAAAAGAGGGCCGGTTTGGCGGTCTGCAAACCAATGCGCCGCAACAGGAGCACCGGCTGCTAACAGCTCTTCGGTTACCACAAACCGTTCAAATGCTGTTCGCTCGTGTCCGCCATATTTTTTTGGCCATGTCATACCTAGCCATCCACGTTCGCCTAACTTACGGCTAAAATCAGCTGAAAAACCACTTAGCCAAGAGTCACTTCGAGTTGTAAACGATTCATTATGCAATTCTGCAGAAAGAAAGCTGCGAACTTCTTCCCGCAAATTTTCTGTTTCCTTTGGCAGATCTACAATCGGCAATTCTAGTTCTTTAAGCAAAATATCCTCTCCCCGAAATCCTTATTTAAATTTAGGTTTTCTTTTTTCAATAATGGCATTTAAGCCCTCTTGATAATCGGGGTGTTCTGTTACCAGCCCCATAAAAGAGGAAACCTGATCAAGGGAGGTCCGCAAATCCGTTTTGAGTCCCTGATAAACGGTTCTTTTCATTAACCTTATCGCTTGTTGAGGACCTTGAGCAATTTTACTTGCTAAAGTATATGATTCATCTAATAGATTTTCCGACGTAACAACGCGTGTGACAAGTCCAATTTCAGCTGCTTCCGCTGAATCAATAATTTTTCCGGTCCATAACATTTCAAGTGCTCGATCAAGCCCTACAATCCTCGGCAAATAATAGCCCCCGCCATCTCCCGGGACGAGTCCTACTTTGACGTATCCTTCCCCAAAACGAGCATGCTCTGAAGCGATACGAATATCACATTGAAGCGTCATATCTAACCCTGCTCCAATTGCATCTCCATTAATAGCAGCTATCGTTGGTTTATCTATCTCTTCCATTAATAGTGGAATTCTCTGAACATGCTTCCACAAACTATTTTTTCGATTGAGGCCTGTCGAAGAGAAATCCTTCTCTTCATACCCGTCCTTATTAAGAAACCCTTGACCATTTTTCATCGTCTTGAGATCACCGCCTGCACAAAACGCTTTTCCTGTACCGGTTAGCACCAAGACTCGAATGTCATCGTTGTCACGCACTTCTTCAAGCGCATCGATCCAATCTTCAATCATTTTTACGCTAAATGCATTCAATGAATCCGGTCGATTTAACGTGATTGTTGCAATGCCGTCCTTTACTTCAAATAACAAATCTTCCATCTTTTTTCTCTCCTTTATCTTATTGATATAATATATTGCAATTTCTATGCCAATGGGAAGAGGCTCTTTTTGAACAATTTCAGTTTATTGCTTCATAAATCGACAAACATTTTGTATAGAGGTAAATAAATTATATAGCCCTTTTACTGGCTCAACAAACACCAAAACTTATGGTTGACTCATTTCATATTTCCATATATTGGTCTATATAGTCTTCATTACATTATAATGAGTAATGGTTTGCGCAATGGCTTATGTCTGAGAGCTCATCTCCTCGCTTTGCCAGCAGACCAGACGATGGTTCCTTTTTAGTTTTTCCGAGCGTGCGGGGACAATCCTTTTGTAAGCGTCAAATAATCCCCACCTTATATGATGCCTTTAGCCATTTCTTCCCATAAACCCATCGATCTCCACCGTTTCGCGATAGCCTCTGCTGATCATGGTTGCGAAGCGTCATGTTTGTTCATTAGAAAAGCCGCCGGCGCGAAGGCCTAGCGGTATTTGTAAAATCCTTCTCCGGATTTCCGGCCCAATTTTCCGGCTTTCACATATTTGGTGAGCAACGGGCAAGGACGGTATTTCTCCCCCAACGTTTCATATAAATAATTCATGTTTCGAAGACGACTATCGAGACCAACGAGGTCTACCAATTCAAGTGGGCCCATCGGGTGGTTCAAGCCAAGTTTTAGGGCCTTATCGATATCCTCGGCCGATGCAACGCCTTCCATGTACATATTCATCGCTTCGTTTCCAATCAGACAGTTCATGCGGCTCGTCACAAAGCCTGGAAATTCATTGACTTCCACCGTTTCTTTGTTCATTGTCTCTCCGAGACTCTTTACGATCTGCACGGTGTCCTCGGATGTATCCAGTCCCTTAATGATTTCAATAAGTTTCATTTTATGAACCGGATTGAAAAAATGCATGGCGATAACTTTATCCGGTCGATTCGTGGCAGCGCCGATCTCTGTAGGGCTTAACGTAGACGTATTCGTGGCCAGCACCGTATGTACCGGACAATGTTGGTCGAGCTTTTGGAAAATCTCGACCTTTAATGGAATTTCTTCCAAAACCGCTTCAATGACTACATCCGCTTCACCGACGGCTTGCTGCAAATCACTTTCATAGTTTAATTGCTGTTTTGCCGCTTTTACCCGGTTGGCATCGATAAATCCTTTGTCTGTGCTTTTTTGCAGTAATTCTTCAATCGATGTTTTCGCCTGTTTAAGGTTCGCGTTATCAATGTCATGGAGTTTTACGTTGAAGCCACCGAGGGCAGCGGTATAAGCAATGCCTCTCCCCATCGTTCCGGCTCCAACCACACTGATCTGTTTCATGATGTTCATCCTTTCTTATTTCCCTTGAAAATTAGGTTTTCTTTTCTCCAGAAAAGCATTCGTTCCTTCATATTTATCATCAGATTGAAAGGCAACCGCTTGGGCAAGTTTTTCCAATAATTGAGCGCTTTCAAGATTCGAGTCTGCTCCCCGGATCACGACCATCTTCGCCAGTCGTACGGCAAGTGGCCCTTTTGCGGAAATATCAGCGGTAATTTCCCGTGTTTTTTCCTCGAGCGCCTCCGGTTCGACCACATCATTTACGAGCCCGATGCGATGCGCCTCATCAGCCGCGACCAATTTTCCCCGCAAAATCATTTCAACGGCTTTCCCTTTTCCGACGAGTCGGGTTAAGCGCTGAGTACCGCCAGCCCCCGGAATAATCCCTAAATTTAATTCCGGAAGTCCGATCTTCGCTTTTGTGCTTGCCAACCGAATATCGCACGCCAAAGCCAGCTCACAGCCGCCTCCGGCCGCGACCCCGTTGATCATGGCGATCGTTGGCTTTTCAAAGTCTGCCAGTTTGTCGTACATCGCTTGTATCCCCGGAGACAGGGCATCAAGCGCTTTCTTATCCCGAAGCTGTTTGATGTCGGCCCCTGCTGCAAATGCTTTCTCCCCCGCGCCCGTAAAAATAACGCCATCAACGTCCCCGCGCTGACCTACTTCATCGAGTGCTTCCTCCATTTCCTCTAACACCTGTGCGTTAAGCGCGTTGCGCACGTCCGGGCGGTTGATCGTCACCGTTGCCCATCGTTCCTTAACATCTAATTGAATGAGTTCAAATTCCATTTTTTATCTCTCCTTTCTGGTTTGCGCTATTCCATATATCTGCTAATTATAACGTGGACGCTTCATAACCGTTCCTGCATTATAAAATCCCCAGAACATAACGAGCTACAGCAATAACAATAACGACGACTATAAACAAAATCAACGCGAAGACCCAATTTTCCTTCATGCCCACTTGAAAGGAAGAGCGATTGGTCAGTGAGCTTGTCAACAGAGTCAGCCCGGAAAATGGAGATATGACAGCCGAAAGTGACCAACTGGTGAGTAAAATTAACGCAATGGCAAGATGAGCATCTTCAAACTGAGGCAACTCACTTAAACTTACGGCCATCAGCGTAACGGTGACAATCGAATGAATGCCTACAATAGAAAGAAGAACGACAACACTGATAATGACGACAGCAAGAATGATAATATTTGTGCCGATCAGCTGAAAGAACTGATCCATCCATTGATTAAAATCGGTTTGTACGATCACTGCACCAAAAAATCCGGCTGTTGCGAATAAAACCAATTCTATCTTCATTCGCGGAAGACTCACGAAATAAGTATGCTTAAACTCCGCGAGAAAAGGTTTCATCTTTCGTAAAAACAGGGACCAAACAATTGCTGCACACACCGCCACCAATGATACGATGACGATGACACTGAGCCCTGAATAAAACTCCAGGACAAAAACACTTGCAGTTATTATCAAACCGATCGCCATCAACTGCTTAAGCTTATTTGCACTTTTTCCACGGGTATTGTGGGGTGTGACATCCATTTGTACAAACTCGTTGCTCGGTTTCCGCTCCCGTTCCATACCATAACTGACAGCTAGCCCAGTTAGAGCAATGATCACTCCAAACGGAAATATTTGCGCCCAACTAACGTCAAAATAGGAAATTACCAACGCCATCGAGATGAAATAGGGCGACCACATAACGGCCAACACATAACCTCTTAACAAAGCCTTCCGCAGTTTCCCTGATAACGGTTTGTTTTGTTCAGTATTAAGCATTTGGTACAAGAGCGGGAGTGCACCTAAATTCAGCAGAACACCGAACAAAAACGAGGTACTGCTCGACATAAAATAAAACTGATTGGCATTGCTAATCCGCCGTTTGTAAAAGTCATCCAACGCATCCAGGTAATAACCAACCCGAATGGGAATGCTTAAGAGAGGAACGGTGATGAACAGTGTCAGTATACTGGCATTTTCCCCAAACGCGAGGAACCATGTTTGGAAATCTCCTCCTTGTGAAATATGAATCCAGGTTCCTCCGATCAGGAGCAGTACGATCGTTATAGCCGGGATACCCTTCAGAGAAGGAAGGCTAACGAGTATAAGAAGCAAACAAAAAAAGGTAAATGTAATTAAGAAAAAATCGTTTGGCACAAATACATATAGTAAATAGGAAGAAGCAATTAGGATGGTAATAAGCGCCCTTATCATTTCAAGTCTATTCATCAACTTCTCATCCCCATTTGTTCACTTAGATGGTGTGGGTTAACTCCTCTCGAAAATCGGGATGGCTTATGTTGATTAACTCTTCTTTTCTTTCTTCAATTGTTTTCCCGTACAGCGATGCTATGCCATATTCCGTAACCACATAATGAACATCGGATTTTGTAGATGTAACACTGGAAAGTTCAGGCACAATTCTTGATTTTGTTCCTTTTGCAGCCGTTGAAGGAAGAGCGATGATTGATTTGCCACCTTTGGAGGCCATAGCACCGCGCATGAAATCCATCTGTCCGCCTACACCGGCAATATAAAAATCTTTTATTTTTTCGGCGTTAATCTGTCCCGTTAAATCGATTTGTACGGCCGAATTGATCGCATGAAATTGAGAGATCTGCGAAATGGTCGCTGTGCTGTGCGTGTAATCAGATGGATGTAATTCTATATTCGAATGACGGTTCGCATAGTTATATAGTTTCTGTGTCCCAGCTAAACACGTGGCAACGATTTTTCCTTGATTGATTTCTTTATGTTCATTCGTCACGACACCGTTCTCATATAAATCGATCAACGCCTCCGGAAACGTACCCGTGTGTACGCCGAGAGCGGATTTATTTTTCAAGGCACTTATAATGCTGTTTGCGAGTGACCCTATGCCAATTTGAATTGTCGAACGGTCGGGGACCAATTCGGCCACATATTGAGCAATCTTGTTCTCCGTTTCACCCGGGGTCGCGCTTGGAAGTTCATTTGGCGAGAGCGAGCCTTCAACAAATAAATCAATATCAGAAGATGGAATGATCCCAGTGCCACTCACCCAAGGTAATTGATCATTTATTTCAGCGATCACCAATTGTGCATGTTTAATTAATGAGAGTGTGTAGTCAGCTGACAGTCCTAAATTAAGGTTACCTTCGTTATCGGGCGGCGTACACTGGATAAAGGCAACATTCGGTCTTAACTGTTCCATATATCCCGGTATATCGGAAAGATTCACGGGAAGGTAATCTGTCATCCCGCTTTTATACGAATCTTTCAATACGCCGGATAAAAGAAAGCTTTTTACTTTAAAATGCCGATCCCATTCAGGATTCGCGTATTCACATGGAGTACCGAGCGGCATGTTATAGATCGTAACATTTTCAAGCCGCTCCCTTTGTTGAATCAACGCTTGTATAAGCGTCGGGGGTTCCCCGCACATGCCGGCGAGTACGAGATGATCATGTGATTTTACATGTTTGACCGCTTCTGATACTGGTACCGTTTTATCTGACATTTTTATAACACCCCATCTTCACGCATACGAGAAATCTTTTCACTGTTAAAACCTAATGATGATAGCACTTCTTCTGTATGTTCTCCCAATAAAGGCGGATGGTGGCGTACCGATGCCGGGGTATCTGACAGTTTAACCGGAAATGCAGGTGTTTTTAAATCTTTAATTTTGGGATGATCAACGCTTACCATCGTCTCTCTGGCAACGGCTTGTGGCGACGTGACTGCTTCACCAACAGAGTTCACGGGGCCGCAAGGAACACCGGCTTCGTCCATTTTTGCGCCTATTTCATCACTTGTAAATTGTGCAAACCGTTCACTTAAAATAGGTATGAGCTGATCTCGGTTAGCGACACGCAATTGATTTGTTTTATATTCTTCCACTTGTAATAAGTCTTCCCATCCCATTGCTTTGCACGCTTTCTCCCAAAGACTATCATTGGCGGCAGCCAGAATGATATTTTTGTCGCTCGCTTTAAACACTTGGTAAGGCACGATCGAGTTATGCCCTTGCCCCATCGGCTTCGCTGACTGCCCAGTTGCAAAGAAACCTGTAGCCAAGTGGTTTAAGGTCATAATTTGCCCATCCAATAAGCTGGAGTCTACAAACTGTCCTTCACCTGTCTTCCCTCTCGCCAATAAGGCGGCCAAGACTCCTAAAGCACCTAGAATACCTGTCGTTAAATCAGCGACCGACGGACCCGCCTTATATGGAGTACCCGGTTCCCCGGTTGTACTCATCAATCCTGCGTATCCTTGCATTAAGATATCATAGCCGGGACGGTCTTTTTCTGGGCCGGTTCTGCCAAAGCCTGAAACGGATAAGTAGATGATTCGCGGGTTGATTTTTTTCAGTGTTTCATAATCTATCCCTAATTTCTCGGTAGCCCCGGTTCTGAAGTTCTCGATTAAAACATCACTATCTTTGGCTAAATCATGAATAATTTCTTTCCCTTGTTCCGTCTTTAAATTTACAGTGATGCTTCGCTTGTTTCGATTAGAGCTTAAATAATAACAACTTTCCCCTTCCCATTCCGGAGGGGAGAAATGTCTGGCTTCGTCCCCCCTTCCAGGCTGTTCCACTTTAATCACTTCCGCACCGAGATCCCCTAGCATTTGTCCGGATACCGGCCCGGCAAGTGTCCGAGCGAGTTCTAAAACTTTTATTCCTTCCAATGGTAAACTCATTTTTCTCACCTGCTGTTTTTCAAACTTGTAAATTTTCGAATATGGTCGTAATCCCTAATCCGCCGCCAATACAGGCTGTAACCGCTCCATACTTACTGCCGCGGCGTTCCATTTCACTCATCAATTTAATCGTTAAAATATTGCACGTGGCACCTAACGGATGCCCTAAAGCAATCGCCCCGCCGTTGACATTCAACCGGTCTTGGTCGATACCCAATTCCTTAACGACCGCCAGTGATTGAGCCGCAAATGCCTCGTTTAACTCAATAAGATCAATATCTTCCAGCTTAAGACCGGCTTGTTTTAAAGCTTTCCTTGTAGATGGAACAGGCCCGATCCCCATAATTTCCGGGCCAACGCCTGCCGATGCTTGTGCGACGACCTTCATTTTTGGGGTAAGATCCATTTCTTCGGCTTTTTCAGCAGACATAACGAGCGTAGCGGATGCTGCATCATTCCTGCCGCTTGAATTGCCCGGTGTAACGGTCCCCCCTTTTTTAAAAACGGCCGGCAGTTTCGATAGTTTTTCTATATTCGTTTCCCTTGGGTGCTCATCGGTGTCAAACGTAATGGTTTCCTTTCTGGATTTCACTTCATAAGGTGTAATCTCATCCTTGAATTTCCCTTTATTAATGGCATCTTTGGCCAACTCCTGGCTTCGCAATGCAAACTCATCCTGTTCGGAGCGGCTGATATTGTGCATTTCCGCCAAGTTTTCTGCCGTGACCCCCATCGTTAAGTCACTTCCATAT
The Salicibibacter kimchii DNA segment above includes these coding regions:
- a CDS encoding acyl-CoA dehydrogenase family protein; its protein translation is MSDIQPMLVDTATKIMKDFCTKEVINKAEEGEFPHDLWEALEETGMTSIGIPEDIGGVGGDLEDAMSLLKISGKFAAPIPLAETLLAKLILSFARLPLLNGPLSLLPAQNNDQISFRKTDDAWAVSGKAQYVPWARDVKNIVVFGATSAGQMIVSYVSTDDCQITQGQNLAGEPRDEVMLPDILIDNDRIAPSHNLMGEDIWNRGALTRTALMAGALENILELTLTYAKEREQFGRPIGKFQAVKQQLAVLAGEVTASGIAADAAVSAYEQGGQNQEIAMAKIQVGEAAKAVTNIAHQVHGAMGFTDEHPLHHSTRRLWSWQDEYGSESEWAELLGSEILENSSEQVWSMVTD
- a CDS encoding acyl-CoA dehydrogenase family protein, with amino-acid sequence MLKELELPIVDLPKETENLREEVRSFLSAELHNESFTTRSDSWLSGFSADFSRKLGERGWLGMTWPKKYGGHERTAFERFVVTEELLAAGAPVAAHWFADRQTGPLLLNYGTEYQRQTLLPRIVRGELFFAIGLSEPNSGSDLASISTRAKKSGNKWVINGSKIWSSGAHHAHYIVVLLRTATHGEKKHEGLSQMIVDLSAPGVTVRPIYLMTGEHHFNEVIFEDVEISEGMIVGEVGGGWKQSMAELAYERSGPERFLSTYPLLKELINQLSETSGQHANIKIGKLASRLWTLRCMSLGVAGLLEKGDSPNIAASLVKDLGTQFEKDVIDVARELIPSRPSMNAPTKFETLLAESILHAPGFTLRGGTTEILRSIIARGIGV
- a CDS encoding enoyl-CoA hydratase/isomerase family protein, coding for MEDLLFEVKDGIATITLNRPDSLNAFSVKMIEDWIDALEEVRDNDDIRVLVLTGTGKAFCAGGDLKTMKNGQGFLNKDGYEEKDFSSTGLNRKNSLWKHVQRIPLLMEEIDKPTIAAINGDAIGAGLDMTLQCDIRIASEHARFGEGYVKVGLVPGDGGGYYLPRIVGLDRALEMLWTGKIIDSAEAAEIGLVTRVVTSENLLDESYTLASKIAQGPQQAIRLMKRTVYQGLKTDLRTSLDQVSSFMGLVTEHPDYQEGLNAIIEKRKPKFK
- a CDS encoding 3-hydroxyacyl-CoA dehydrogenase NAD-binding domain-containing protein — translated: MKQISVVGAGTMGRGIAYTAALGGFNVKLHDIDNANLKQAKTSIEELLQKSTDKGFIDANRVKAAKQQLNYESDLQQAVGEADVVIEAVLEEIPLKVEIFQKLDQHCPVHTVLATNTSTLSPTEIGAATNRPDKVIAMHFFNPVHKMKLIEIIKGLDTSEDTVQIVKSLGETMNKETVEVNEFPGFVTSRMNCLIGNEAMNMYMEGVASAEDIDKALKLGLNHPMGPLELVDLVGLDSRLRNMNYLYETLGEKYRPCPLLTKYVKAGKLGRKSGEGFYKYR
- a CDS encoding enoyl-CoA hydratase/isomerase family protein encodes the protein MEFELIQLDVKERWATVTINRPDVRNALNAQVLEEMEEALDEVGQRGDVDGVIFTGAGEKAFAAGADIKQLRDKKALDALSPGIQAMYDKLADFEKPTIAMINGVAAGGGCELALACDIRLASTKAKIGLPELNLGIIPGAGGTQRLTRLVGKGKAVEMILRGKLVAADEAHRIGLVNDVVEPEALEEKTREITADISAKGPLAVRLAKMVVIRGADSNLESAQLLEKLAQAVAFQSDDKYEGTNAFLEKRKPNFQGK
- a CDS encoding acetyl-CoA hydrolase/transferase family protein; its protein translation is MSDKTVPVSEAVKHVKSHDHLVLAGMCGEPPTLIQALIQQRERLENVTIYNMPLGTPCEYANPEWDRHFKVKSFLLSGVLKDSYKSGMTDYLPVNLSDIPGYMEQLRPNVAFIQCTPPDNEGNLNLGLSADYTLSLIKHAQLVIAEINDQLPWVSGTGIIPSSDIDLFVEGSLSPNELPSATPGETENKIAQYVAELVPDRSTIQIGIGSLANSIISALKNKSALGVHTGTFPEALIDLYENGVVTNEHKEINQGKIVATCLAGTQKLYNYANRHSNIELHPSDYTHSTATISQISQFHAINSAVQIDLTGQINAEKIKDFYIAGVGGQMDFMRGAMASKGGKSIIALPSTAAKGTKSRIVPELSSVTSTKSDVHYVVTEYGIASLYGKTIEERKEELINISHPDFREELTHTI
- a CDS encoding CaiB/BaiF CoA transferase family protein, which produces MSLPLEGIKVLELARTLAGPVSGQMLGDLGAEVIKVEQPGRGDEARHFSPPEWEGESCYYLSSNRNKRSITVNLKTEQGKEIIHDLAKDSDVLIENFRTGATEKLGIDYETLKKINPRIIYLSVSGFGRTGPEKDRPGYDILMQGYAGLMSTTGEPGTPYKAGPSVADLTTGILGALGVLAALLARGKTGEGQFVDSSLLDGQIMTLNHLATGFFATGQSAKPMGQGHNSIVPYQVFKASDKNIILAAANDSLWEKACKAMGWEDLLQVEEYKTNQLRVANRDQLIPILSERFAQFTSDEIGAKMDEAGVPCGPVNSVGEAVTSPQAVARETMVSVDHPKIKDLKTPAFPVKLSDTPASVRHHPPLLGEHTEEVLSSLGFNSEKISRMREDGVL
- a CDS encoding thiolase family protein, producing the protein MKDVVIIDGVRTAIGRMGGTLKDVEPDYLASHVMKELLSRTQLDSSKVDEVILGHVKQSTDQPNIARKAALRAEMPIEIPGYTVHRQCGSGLQSINNAAQQIACNLDDTIIAGGTESMSTAPYYIRGARFGLTAGNGVIVDPNTESQPKAQPEEVYGSDLTMGVTAENLAEMHNISRSEQDEFALRSQELAKDAINKGKFKDEITPYEVKSRKETITFDTDEHPRETNIEKLSKLPAVFKKGGTVTPGNSSGRNDAASATLVMSAEKAEEMDLTPKMKVVAQASAGVGPEIMGIGPVPSTRKALKQAGLKLEDIDLIELNEAFAAQSLAVVKELGIDQDRLNVNGGAIALGHPLGATCNILTIKLMSEMERRGSKYGAVTACIGGGLGITTIFENLQV